From one Gemmobacter sp. genomic stretch:
- a CDS encoding F0F1 ATP synthase subunit delta — translation MSEPASISQGIAARYAQALFDLSKEGAALKALKADTDALDAALTASADLRDMIASPLLTREDQSRAIVAVATRLGLSALSVNTLALMASKRRLFVLPQLVADLRARIAEEKGEVTAEVASAVALTAEQAQALAETLKASVGKTVKLKTTVDESLIGGLVVKVGSKMIDTSIRSKLASLQNAMKEVG, via the coding sequence GTGTCCGAACCAGCTTCGATTTCCCAGGGCATCGCGGCGCGTTACGCGCAGGCATTGTTCGACCTGAGCAAGGAAGGCGCCGCGCTGAAGGCGCTGAAGGCCGATACGGACGCGCTGGATGCTGCCCTGACGGCCAGCGCCGACCTGCGCGACATGATCGCGTCGCCCTTGCTGACGCGCGAGGATCAGTCCCGCGCCATTGTCGCCGTGGCAACCAGGCTGGGTCTGTCGGCGCTCAGCGTCAACACCCTGGCGCTGATGGCGTCCAAGCGCCGCCTGTTCGTGCTGCCGCAACTGGTGGCCGACCTGCGCGCGCGCATCGCCGAAGAAAAGGGCGAGGTGACTGCCGAAGTCGCCTCTGCCGTCGCATTGACCGCCGAACAGGCTCAGGCGCTTGCCGAAACGCTGAAGGCCAGCGTCGGCAAGACCGTCAAGCTGAAAACGACCGTGGATGAATCGCTCATCGGCGGTCTTGTCGTCAAGGTGGGCTCGAAGATGATCGACACCTCGATCCGCTCGAAGCTCGCATCCCTGCAGAATGCCATGAAAGAGGTTGGGTGA
- the atpA gene encoding F0F1 ATP synthase subunit alpha produces the protein MGIQAAEISAILKEQIKNFGKDAEVAEVGRVLSVGDGIARVYGLDNVQAGEMVEFPGGIRGMVLNLETDNVGVVIFGSDQDIKEGDVVKRTKAIVDVPAGNALLGRVVDGLGNPIDGKGPIAATERRVADVKAPGIIPRKSVHEPMATGIKAIDAMIPIGRGQRELIIGDRQTGKTAVALDTILNQKSYNEAAGDDESKKLYCIYVAIGQKRSTVAQLVKKLEETGALAYTIVVAATASDPAPLQYLAPYSATAMAEFFRDNGRHALIIYDDLSKQAVSYRQMSLLLRRPPGREAYPGDVFYLHSRLLERSAKLNDDFGNGSLTALPVIETQAGDVSAYIPTNVISITDGQIFLETELFYQGIRPAVNTGLSVSRVGSSAQTNSMKTVAGPVKLSLAQYREMAAFAQFGSDLDASTQALLNRGARLTELMKQPQYSPLTNAEIVAIIYAGTAGFLDKVAVKDVGRFEAGLLSFLRTKRKDILDWITNSDPKIKGADEQKLKDAIAEFARDFA, from the coding sequence ATGGGAATCCAGGCTGCTGAGATCTCTGCGATCCTCAAGGAGCAGATCAAGAACTTCGGCAAGGATGCCGAAGTGGCCGAAGTTGGCCGCGTGCTGTCGGTCGGCGACGGGATCGCCCGCGTCTACGGCCTCGACAACGTGCAGGCCGGCGAAATGGTGGAATTCCCCGGCGGCATCCGCGGCATGGTGCTGAACCTCGAAACCGACAACGTCGGTGTCGTGATCTTCGGTTCGGACCAGGACATCAAGGAAGGCGATGTCGTCAAGCGCACCAAGGCCATCGTGGACGTTCCGGCCGGCAATGCGCTGCTGGGCCGCGTCGTGGACGGCCTGGGCAACCCGATCGACGGCAAGGGCCCGATCGCGGCGACCGAGCGTCGCGTGGCCGACGTCAAGGCGCCGGGCATCATCCCGCGCAAATCGGTGCATGAACCGATGGCGACCGGCATCAAGGCCATCGACGCCATGATCCCGATCGGCCGCGGCCAGCGCGAACTGATCATCGGTGACCGCCAGACCGGCAAGACCGCCGTGGCGCTGGACACCATCCTGAACCAGAAGTCCTACAACGAGGCTGCTGGCGACGACGAGTCGAAGAAGCTGTATTGCATCTACGTCGCCATCGGGCAGAAGCGCTCGACCGTGGCGCAGCTGGTGAAGAAGCTGGAAGAAACCGGCGCGCTGGCCTACACGATCGTCGTGGCCGCCACCGCATCGGACCCGGCGCCGCTGCAATATCTGGCGCCCTATTCGGCAACCGCCATGGCGGAATTCTTCCGCGACAACGGCCGCCATGCGCTGATCATCTATGATGACCTGTCGAAACAGGCCGTGTCCTACCGCCAGATGTCGCTGCTGCTGCGCCGCCCGCCGGGCCGCGAAGCCTATCCGGGCGACGTGTTCTACCTGCACTCGCGCCTGCTGGAGCGTTCGGCCAAGCTGAACGACGATTTCGGCAACGGCTCGCTGACCGCGCTGCCGGTCATCGAAACCCAGGCGGGCGACGTGTCGGCCTATATCCCGACCAACGTGATCTCGATCACCGACGGCCAGATCTTCCTGGAAACCGAACTGTTCTACCAGGGCATCCGTCCGGCCGTGAACACCGGCCTGTCGGTGAGCCGCGTGGGTTCCTCGGCCCAGACCAACTCGATGAAAACCGTGGCCGGCCCGGTGAAACTGTCGCTTGCCCAGTACCGCGAGATGGCGGCCTTCGCCCAGTTCGGTTCGGACCTCGATGCCTCGACCCAGGCCCTGCTGAACCGCGGCGCCCGTCTGACGGAACTGATGAAGCAGCCGCAATATTCGCCGCTGACCAACGCGGAAATCGTCGCGATCATCTATGCCGGCACCGCGGGCTTCCTGGACAAGGTTGCGGTCAAGGACGTCGGCCGTTTTGAAGCTGGCCTGCTGTCGTTCCTGCGCACCAAGCGCAAGGACATCCTGGACTGGATCACCAACAGCGATCCGAAGATCAAGGGTGCCGACGAGCAGAAGCTGAAAGACGCGATTGCCGAGTTCGCTCGCGACTTCGCCTGA